Proteins from a single region of Cydia strobilella chromosome 2, ilCydStro3.1, whole genome shotgun sequence:
- the LOC134755433 gene encoding odorant receptor 94a-like isoform X2: MQTTWLGLNNSTMDIFIVYLFAQIKTQICILRFSKINEEIFSSAILFQILISGWIICTTAYRTITINPLSGEFVSMLLYMICIISELFLFCFYGNEVAHESQRLMESAYCMQWEEMPVKYRRYLIIFMERIKCSILPKAGKIVPLSINTFVQIIKTSYTFYTFLSNSNAN, translated from the exons ATGCAAACTACGTGGCTAGGTCTAAACAATTCAACGATGGACATTTTTATTGTGTACCTGTTTGCACAAATCAAGACTCAAATTTGCATTTTGAG ATTTTCGAAGATAAATGAGGAGATATTTAGCAGTGCtatacttttccaaattttgATTAGTGGTTGGATTATTTGCACCACCGCCTACAGAACAATTACC ATAAATCCTCTTTCCGGAGAATTCGTATCCATGTTATTGTACATGATTTGCATTATTTCGGAACTTTTCTTATTTTGCTTTTACGGTAACGAGGTGGCTCACGAG aGCCAAAGATTGATGGAATCTGCGTACTGCATGCAATGGGAGGAGATGCCAGTAAAATATCGTCGgtacttaataatttttatggaGAGAATTAAGTGCTCTATATTACCAAAAGCTGGCAAGATTGTACCACTCTCGATCAACACTTTTGTTCAG attatcAAGACTTCGTATACATTCTACACATTCTTGAGTAACTCAAATGCAAACTAA
- the LOC134755433 gene encoding odorant receptor 94b-like isoform X1 translates to MQTTWLGLNNSTMDIFIVYLFAQIKTQICILRLNLENLVSRCQEETRTTSHSFMEHLEWRFRGIIYHYNQIIKFSKINEEIFSSAILFQILISGWIICTTAYRTITINPLSGEFVSMLLYMICIISELFLFCFYGNEVAHESQRLMESAYCMQWEEMPVKYRRYLIIFMERIKCSILPKAGKIVPLSINTFVQIIKTSYTFYTFLSNSNAN, encoded by the exons ATGCAAACTACGTGGCTAGGTCTAAACAATTCAACGATGGACATTTTTATTGTGTACCTGTTTGCACAAATCAAGACTCAAATTTGCATTTTGAG GTTAAATTTAGAAAATCTTGTTAGTAGATGTCAAGAAGAAACAAGAACTACATCTCATTCTTTTATGGAACATCTTGAATGGCGATTTAGAGGAATTATTTACCACTATAATCAAATCAtcaa ATTTTCGAAGATAAATGAGGAGATATTTAGCAGTGCtatacttttccaaattttgATTAGTGGTTGGATTATTTGCACCACCGCCTACAGAACAATTACC ATAAATCCTCTTTCCGGAGAATTCGTATCCATGTTATTGTACATGATTTGCATTATTTCGGAACTTTTCTTATTTTGCTTTTACGGTAACGAGGTGGCTCACGAG aGCCAAAGATTGATGGAATCTGCGTACTGCATGCAATGGGAGGAGATGCCAGTAAAATATCGTCGgtacttaataatttttatggaGAGAATTAAGTGCTCTATATTACCAAAAGCTGGCAAGATTGTACCACTCTCGATCAACACTTTTGTTCAG attatcAAGACTTCGTATACATTCTACACATTCTTGAGTAACTCAAATGCAAACTAA